One Kitasatospora sp. MAP12-44 DNA segment encodes these proteins:
- the rfbA gene encoding glucose-1-phosphate thymidylyltransferase RfbA: protein MRGIVLAGGTGSRLWPLTRVVSKQLLPVFDKPMIYYPLSTLVMAGIREILVITTAEDLQQFRRLLGDGSQLGLRLEYAVQERPEGIAQAFLLGADFIGDGPVALILGDNIFHGSGLGTRLARYTGASGANGAADNAGITGGRIFAYPVADPRAYGVVEFDATGAVLSIEEKPARPRSRYAVPGLYFYDNRVVEIARGLKPSARGELEITGINESYREAAELNVTLLDRGTAWLDTGTFTTMVQAAEFVRVVQERQGFKVGCLEETAWRAGLIDAGQLRELAEPLVKSGYGQYLLDLLEETGSR from the coding sequence ATGCGAGGAATTGTGCTGGCGGGTGGCACCGGATCACGACTGTGGCCGCTGACCCGCGTGGTGTCGAAGCAACTGCTACCGGTGTTCGACAAGCCGATGATCTACTACCCGCTCTCCACTCTCGTGATGGCCGGGATCCGCGAGATCCTGGTGATCACCACCGCCGAGGACCTCCAGCAGTTCCGGCGACTGCTGGGCGACGGCTCGCAGCTGGGCCTGCGCCTGGAGTACGCCGTCCAGGAGCGGCCGGAGGGGATCGCCCAGGCGTTCCTGCTGGGTGCCGACTTCATCGGCGACGGGCCGGTGGCCCTGATCCTCGGCGACAACATCTTCCACGGCAGCGGCCTCGGCACCCGCCTTGCCCGCTACACCGGCGCCAGTGGCGCCAATGGCGCTGCCGACAACGCCGGTATCACCGGCGGGCGGATCTTCGCCTACCCGGTGGCGGACCCGCGGGCGTACGGCGTGGTCGAGTTCGACGCGACGGGCGCAGTGCTCTCGATCGAGGAGAAGCCGGCCCGGCCGAGGTCCAGGTACGCGGTGCCGGGGCTCTACTTCTACGACAACCGGGTGGTGGAGATCGCCCGGGGCCTGAAGCCGAGCGCGCGCGGCGAGTTGGAGATCACCGGGATCAACGAGAGCTACCGCGAGGCGGCCGAGCTGAACGTCACGCTGCTCGACCGGGGCACCGCCTGGCTGGACACCGGCACCTTCACCACGATGGTGCAGGCCGCGGAGTTCGTCCGAGTGGTCCAGGAACGTCAGGGGTTCAAGGTCGGCTGCCTGGAGGAGACCGCCTGGCGGGCCGGACTGATCGACGCCGGACAGCTGCGCGAGCTCGCCGAACCGCTGGTCAAGAGCGGCTACGGACAGTACCTGTTGGACCTGCTGGAGGAGACGGGGTCCCGGTGA
- a CDS encoding phosphatase PAP2 family protein: protein MSATLAGLDGARIDGGWYTTVTDFARDTHWLNEPLRAWSDYGAFFFGLLLVLGWFGARRADARTMAGALSAILGVALAYAADALIKEIVREPRPCRALPHDFQVEACPAPSDYAFPSNHATFAFAAAAALLLVNRRLGWIAAVAAVLMAFARVYVGAHYPHDVIAGALLGILVAVATVRTGRRLGAPVVERLRAGPLRPLVGSGPRS, encoded by the coding sequence GTGAGCGCGACCCTCGCGGGGCTCGACGGCGCCCGGATCGACGGCGGCTGGTACACCACGGTCACCGACTTCGCCCGCGACACCCACTGGCTGAACGAGCCGCTGCGCGCCTGGAGCGACTACGGTGCGTTCTTCTTCGGTCTGCTGCTGGTACTCGGCTGGTTCGGTGCCCGTCGTGCCGATGCACGGACCATGGCCGGAGCGCTCAGCGCCATCCTCGGCGTGGCGCTGGCCTATGCGGCGGACGCCCTCATCAAGGAGATCGTCAGGGAGCCGCGGCCATGCCGGGCGCTGCCGCACGACTTCCAGGTGGAGGCCTGTCCCGCGCCTTCGGACTACGCCTTTCCGAGCAACCACGCGACCTTCGCGTTCGCGGCGGCCGCGGCCCTGCTGCTGGTGAACCGCCGGCTCGGGTGGATCGCCGCAGTGGCCGCGGTGCTGATGGCCTTCGCCCGTGTCTACGTGGGCGCGCACTACCCGCACGACGTGATCGCGGGGGCCCTGCTCGGCATCCTGGTGGCTGTCGCCACGGTTCGGACCGGTCGGCGGCTCGGCGCGCCTGTGGTCGAGCGGCTGCGCGCGGGACCGCTGCGGCCGCTGGTCGGCTCCGGGCCGCGCTCGTGA
- a CDS encoding response regulator transcription factor, with protein sequence MAGEIRVVVADRRRSVAEVLALGLRQVGMVGSAVTGMKAACRVAAELHADVVVADIGLLGRADSPQVQSPWPSRLSVPLIVLSDGSRTDDLACAAVRAGVRGWVPKDSSVQHLLAVIRGVQRGETWIPPQLLTRVLAELVTLRDGLEEDTGRLATLTTREREVLGCLSAGMSRAEIGRRLFLSTNTVRTHIQNLMIKLDVHSSVAAVALAHRVALPNALPPVDAAPNGSEASASR encoded by the coding sequence ATGGCTGGCGAGATCCGCGTCGTGGTGGCAGACCGGCGCCGCTCGGTCGCAGAGGTACTTGCGCTGGGCTTACGACAGGTCGGAATGGTCGGCAGCGCGGTCACCGGAATGAAGGCGGCCTGCCGGGTCGCTGCGGAGCTGCATGCGGACGTCGTGGTCGCGGACATCGGATTGCTGGGCCGGGCGGACTCCCCGCAGGTGCAGTCCCCCTGGCCCAGTCGGCTGTCGGTCCCGCTGATCGTGCTGAGCGACGGCTCCCGAACCGACGATCTCGCCTGCGCCGCCGTCCGGGCCGGCGTGCGCGGCTGGGTACCCAAGGACAGCTCCGTGCAGCACCTGCTGGCCGTCATCCGGGGGGTGCAGCGCGGGGAGACCTGGATCCCGCCTCAGCTGCTCACCCGGGTGCTCGCCGAACTGGTCACGCTACGCGACGGTCTTGAGGAGGACACCGGACGGCTGGCGACCCTCACCACGCGCGAGCGCGAGGTGCTGGGCTGCCTCTCGGCGGGGATGAGCCGGGCGGAGATCGGCCGGCGGCTCTTCCTCTCCACCAACACCGTGCGCACCCACATCCAGAACCTGATGATCAAGCTGGACGTGCACTCCTCGGTGGCCGCCGTGGCGCTGGCCCACCGGGTCGCCCTGCCGAACGCCCTGCCGCCGGTCGACGCGGCCCCGAACGGCAGCGAAGCGTCGGCGTCGCGTTGA
- a CDS encoding response regulator transcription factor — MATPPLAKLVVADASRLHAEALALVLSGRGYRVQATASTCGGLLRAVTACHPDTCIVDLQLLDGRALDVITQIRVREPQTKIIVLSREMDPGSVAAATKAGVVGYLGKDKSFDLLDRALRTVESGDRFIEPTLAPQAQRRVDERQAGDQALRWLTQREREVLRRLTEGDDTTEIARGLRMTTNTARTHVQNVLDKLGVHSRLEAVALAHQAGVERTEVHQAGGAWSGLD; from the coding sequence ATGGCTACTCCCCCACTGGCGAAGCTCGTCGTCGCCGATGCCTCCCGGCTGCATGCCGAGGCCTTGGCACTCGTCCTGTCAGGCCGGGGATACCGAGTCCAGGCCACCGCCTCCACCTGCGGTGGGCTGTTACGGGCCGTGACGGCCTGCCACCCCGACACCTGCATCGTCGATCTGCAACTGCTGGACGGACGGGCCCTGGACGTGATCACGCAGATCCGCGTGCGCGAACCGCAGACCAAGATCATCGTGCTCTCCCGGGAGATGGACCCCGGCTCGGTGGCCGCCGCGACAAAGGCCGGCGTGGTCGGCTACCTGGGCAAGGACAAGAGCTTCGACCTGCTGGACCGCGCGCTGCGGACGGTGGAGTCGGGCGACCGCTTCATCGAGCCGACCCTGGCCCCGCAGGCCCAGCGGCGGGTCGACGAGCGCCAGGCCGGCGACCAGGCGCTGCGCTGGCTCACCCAACGCGAGCGCGAGGTGCTGCGGCGGCTGACCGAGGGCGACGACACGACCGAGATCGCCAGGGGGCTGCGGATGACCACCAACACCGCGCGCACCCACGTGCAGAACGTGCTCGACAAGCTCGGGGTGCACTCGCGGCTGGAGGCCGTGGCGCTGGCCCATCAGGCGGGTGTCGAGCGGACGGAAGTCCATCAGGCGGGCGGCGCCTGGTCGGGGCTCGACTGA
- a CDS encoding LCP family protein, translated as MRTSQPKEPLPPQDRAAKRRRHLRHVVVSLVAVLLGLLMIGVGTVEWGTNHYAGEVQRIPNALPNLPADQRPVKPPEAGKSLTFLLVGLDARSDLPTTGNAAGAPLWTYGAQRTDTIMLLHLTSDRHQAYLVSIPRDTWVPIPGHGEAKINAAFSWGGPPLLIQTVEQYTGIRIDHFGAIDWSGFTSLTNAVGGVTITIPGNSYDPEQNRHWTAGTTTMDGATALAYVRQRYGLPNGDLDRIARQQNFLRALMTKVAGQISLTDPFGLSRLMDATAKAVSVDSQLSNSELRDLALGMRNLGSGNVTFVEPPLGGFMTVDGQDALSLDATKAPALWKAVSTDRLSSWIAQYGTGNLLPSTVK; from the coding sequence ATGAGGACAAGCCAGCCCAAGGAGCCGCTGCCGCCGCAGGACCGCGCCGCGAAACGGCGCCGCCACCTGCGCCACGTCGTCGTGTCGCTCGTCGCCGTGCTGCTCGGTCTGCTGATGATCGGCGTGGGCACCGTGGAGTGGGGCACCAACCACTACGCGGGCGAGGTACAGCGGATCCCGAACGCGCTGCCGAACCTCCCGGCCGACCAACGCCCCGTCAAACCGCCGGAGGCCGGCAAGTCGCTGACCTTCCTGCTGGTGGGCCTGGACGCCCGCTCGGACCTGCCGACCACCGGCAATGCCGCGGGCGCCCCGCTGTGGACCTACGGCGCCCAGCGCACTGACACGATCATGCTGCTGCACCTGACCTCGGACCGTCACCAGGCCTACCTGGTCTCGATCCCGCGCGACACCTGGGTGCCGATCCCGGGGCACGGAGAGGCGAAGATCAACGCAGCCTTCTCCTGGGGCGGCCCGCCGCTGCTGATCCAGACCGTGGAGCAGTACACCGGCATCCGGATCGACCACTTCGGCGCGATCGACTGGAGTGGCTTCACCTCGCTCACCAACGCGGTCGGTGGCGTGACCATCACCATCCCCGGCAACTCCTACGACCCCGAGCAGAACCGCCACTGGACCGCCGGGACCACCACCATGGACGGGGCGACGGCGCTGGCCTACGTCCGCCAGCGCTATGGGCTGCCGAACGGCGACCTGGACCGGATCGCCCGCCAGCAGAACTTCCTGCGAGCCCTGATGACCAAGGTGGCGGGCCAGATCTCGCTGACCGACCCGTTCGGACTCAGCCGGTTGATGGATGCCACCGCCAAGGCGGTCAGTGTCGACTCGCAGCTCTCCAACAGCGAGCTGCGCGACCTGGCGCTCGGCATGCGCAATCTGGGATCCGGCAACGTGACCTTCGTCGAGCCGCCGCTCGGCGGGTTCATGACCGTGGACGGCCAGGACGCGCTCAGCCTGGACGCGACCAAGGCGCCCGCGCTCTGGAAGGCCGTGAGCACCGACAGGCTGTCCTCCTGGATCGCCCAGTACGGCACCGGAAACCTGCTGCCGAGCACCGTGAAATGA